In Chryseobacterium oranimense, a single window of DNA contains:
- a CDS encoding SulP family inorganic anion transporter has translation MENILSGFQSLRNVNLKNEILAGLTVAMTMIPESLSFAILAGLSPLTGLYAAFLMGIVTAIFGGRPGMVSGGAGATVVVLIALASSHGVQYLFGAIILGGIIQILVGTFKLGKFVRLIPQPVMYGFLNGLAVIIFMAQVAQFKVVKDGITTWMEGSALMIMAGLTALTILIVLIFSKVTKAVPASLVAIIIVSVLVYFFNIETKKVIDIASVSGSLPSFHIPEIPFTLETLKIIFPYSLVMAGVGLIESLLTLNMVDEITNTKGKSDKEAVAQGIANITNGFFGGMGGCAMVAQTLVNIGAGARTRISAIVGSLTILFIILAGSSIIEQIPMAALVGVMMMVAITTFEWASFRIITKMPKSDIFVGVLVALITIILHNLALAVLIGVIISALVFSWDSAKRIRARKTTDESGNKVYEIYGPLFFGSTTAFAEKFDVADDPQTIVIDFKESRVVDMSAIEALKKITEKYKAQNKHVVLKHLSPDCIKLLDNAGGFIEVNIEDDPTYRVMPK, from the coding sequence ATGGAAAACATATTATCTGGTTTTCAGTCATTGCGGAATGTCAATCTTAAAAATGAAATTCTGGCTGGCTTAACGGTTGCTATGACGATGATACCGGAGTCTTTATCATTTGCTATACTGGCCGGACTATCACCACTTACAGGTTTATATGCGGCTTTTTTAATGGGAATAGTCACAGCTATTTTTGGCGGGAGGCCTGGAATGGTTTCCGGTGGTGCAGGAGCAACAGTTGTCGTTCTAATAGCTTTGGCTTCATCTCACGGCGTACAGTATCTTTTCGGAGCAATTATTCTGGGAGGAATTATTCAGATATTGGTAGGAACTTTTAAGCTTGGAAAATTCGTCCGGCTCATCCCACAGCCTGTGATGTATGGTTTTTTAAATGGTCTTGCCGTTATTATTTTTATGGCTCAGGTGGCGCAATTTAAAGTAGTTAAGGATGGTATCACTACATGGATGGAGGGTTCAGCATTAATGATTATGGCTGGTTTAACGGCTCTTACTATTTTGATCGTCTTGATTTTTTCTAAGGTAACCAAAGCTGTTCCTGCATCATTGGTTGCTATCATTATTGTTTCCGTCCTGGTTTACTTTTTTAATATTGAAACCAAAAAAGTGATAGATATTGCTTCAGTAAGCGGTTCATTGCCTTCTTTCCATATTCCTGAAATTCCGTTTACTCTGGAAACCCTGAAAATTATTTTTCCTTATTCTTTGGTCATGGCCGGTGTAGGATTGATAGAATCTTTACTGACCTTAAATATGGTAGATGAGATCACCAATACAAAAGGTAAATCTGATAAAGAGGCAGTGGCCCAGGGGATTGCCAATATTACCAATGGATTTTTTGGTGGAATGGGCGGCTGTGCCATGGTAGCCCAGACGCTGGTCAATATCGGAGCAGGTGCAAGAACCAGAATTTCGGCTATTGTCGGGTCTTTAACGATCCTTTTTATTATCCTTGCAGGAAGCTCCATCATTGAGCAGATCCCAATGGCTGCTTTGGTGGGAGTAATGATGATGGTAGCCATCACCACTTTTGAATGGGCTTCCTTCCGTATTATTACAAAAATGCCTAAATCAGATATATTTGTTGGAGTGCTTGTTGCTCTCATTACGATTATTCTCCATAATCTTGCCCTGGCTGTATTGATTGGAGTTATTATTTCTGCCCTGGTATTTTCCTGGGATAGTGCCAAAAGGATCAGAGCCAGAAAAACAACGGATGAATCAGGTAATAAGGTGTATGAAATTTACGGTCCTCTTTTCTTTGGCAGTACAACTGCTTTTGCTGAGAAATTTGATGTTGCTGATGATCCCCAGACTATTGTTATTGATTTTAAGGAATCCCGTGTGGTAGATATGTCAGCCATTGAAGCCCTCAAAAAGATCACTGAAAAATATAAGGCACAGAATAAGCATGTAGTTCTTAAACATTTAAGTCCTGACTGCATCAAACTTCTGGATAATGCCGGTGGTTTTATAGAGGTGAATATTGAGGATGATCCTACCTATCGTGTGATGCCAAAATAA
- a CDS encoding transposase yields MLYKEIHIGKFIKEMVDENEISMERICNFLSKDEQFIENVYQSKSIDTDLLLRWSKLLEYDFFRLYSSHLILYAPPSAVNKNQKKSDKIPYFRKNIYTQEIKDFIMKRILSGEMTYGEVIKEYSIPKSTLHRWLQKNNDNTNG; encoded by the coding sequence ATGTTATATAAAGAAATTCATATAGGAAAGTTTATCAAAGAGATGGTTGATGAAAATGAGATATCTATGGAAAGGATATGCAATTTTCTCAGTAAAGATGAGCAGTTTATTGAAAACGTATACCAAAGCAAATCGATCGATACAGATTTACTGTTAAGATGGAGCAAGCTTCTGGAATATGATTTCTTCAGGCTTTACAGCTCGCATCTTATCCTGTACGCACCACCGTCCGCTGTAAACAAAAATCAGAAGAAATCTGATAAAATTCCTTATTTCAGAAAAAATATTTATACTCAGGAAATCAAAGATTTTATTATGAAAAGAATCTTATCCGGTGAAATGACGTATGGCGAAGTAATCAAAGAATATTCTATCCCCAAAAGTACCCTTCACCGCTGGCTTCAGAAAAATAATGATAATACTAACGGATAA
- a CDS encoding helix-turn-helix domain-containing protein, translating into MRPNYKKIYYDMLRLEHPEKLKDPKIKELLEKLNTTEDILNFNEKIFEQSKESQINNQKLKTYDKKTMFKLLQYQNKHGFSTSYMSRKYKISRTTIMNWKKTFEEEIDQVINAGE; encoded by the coding sequence ATGCGTCCCAATTATAAAAAGATATACTACGACATGCTGAGACTGGAACATCCGGAAAAGCTGAAAGACCCCAAGATTAAAGAACTTCTGGAAAAGCTGAATACAACTGAAGATATTCTGAATTTTAACGAAAAAATTTTTGAACAGTCTAAGGAAAGTCAGATCAACAATCAGAAACTGAAAACCTATGACAAAAAAACAATGTTCAAGCTTTTGCAGTATCAGAATAAACATGGTTTTTCTACTAGCTATATGTCCAGAAAATACAAGATCAGCAGAACAACGATCATGAACTGGAAGAAAACTTTCGAAGAAGAAATAGATCAAGTAATTAATGCCGGAGAGTAA
- a CDS encoding TROVE domain-containing protein, protein MKFNFLKKEKNTIMNYEGAKAFTMTPAEELYSAVVTTGLSNTSYEKGNERLERIQSLIKKNDPEFVAKLAVYARKDMYLRSIPLVLTAELAKQASGTDLVSRTVNGVVQRADEITELLAYYQTANERTENKKLNRLSKQIQKGLAKSFNKFDEYQFAKYNRKAEVTLKDALFLVHPKAKDENQQTIFNKIVCDALETPYTWEVELSVLGQTKFTDETEKMRAFSNKWEELIFSNKLGYMATLRNLRNILEAKVSSDAMDKVCSYLSNEKAVMNSKQLPFRFLAAYRELKTMNSPYLSSVLEALEDAVMVSAKNIKGFGFETSVVIAADVSGSMQQPVSPKSKVLLYDIGLLMSMILQSQCKNVITGMFGDRWKRVPMPKNGILRNVNEFYKREGEVGYSTNGYLVIEDLIKRKEKVDKVMLFTDTQLWNSNRNANSFENSWNRYKSIAPDAKLYIFDLAGYGKQPLDIRKNDVYLIAGWSDKVFDVLNALEDRKSAVQVIKKVVL, encoded by the coding sequence ATGAAATTTAATTTTTTAAAGAAAGAGAAAAATACCATTATGAACTACGAAGGTGCAAAGGCATTTACCATGACACCTGCTGAAGAACTATATAGTGCTGTGGTTACAACAGGATTATCCAATACCTCTTATGAAAAAGGAAATGAAAGATTGGAAAGGATTCAGTCTCTGATCAAGAAAAATGATCCTGAATTTGTTGCTAAACTGGCAGTTTATGCCAGAAAAGATATGTATCTGAGATCTATCCCATTGGTATTGACTGCAGAACTTGCGAAACAGGCTTCAGGTACAGATTTGGTAAGCAGAACTGTTAATGGTGTTGTACAAAGGGCAGATGAAATCACTGAACTTTTAGCCTATTACCAGACTGCCAATGAAAGAACGGAAAACAAAAAGCTGAACAGGCTTTCCAAACAGATCCAGAAAGGTCTTGCAAAATCTTTCAATAAATTTGATGAATATCAGTTTGCGAAATACAACAGGAAAGCAGAAGTAACATTGAAAGATGCACTGTTTTTGGTTCACCCAAAAGCAAAAGACGAAAACCAGCAGACTATTTTTAATAAAATTGTTTGTGATGCATTGGAAACTCCCTATACATGGGAAGTAGAACTTTCTGTTTTAGGTCAGACCAAATTCACGGATGAAACAGAAAAGATGCGCGCATTTAGCAATAAGTGGGAAGAACTGATCTTCAGCAATAAGCTGGGTTATATGGCTACCCTGAGAAACCTGAGAAATATTTTAGAAGCAAAAGTTTCTTCTGATGCTATGGATAAAGTGTGCAGCTATCTATCGAACGAAAAAGCTGTAATGAACTCAAAACAGCTTCCGTTCAGATTTTTGGCAGCATACAGGGAATTGAAAACGATGAATTCTCCTTATCTGTCATCTGTTTTGGAAGCACTGGAAGATGCAGTGATGGTGAGTGCCAAAAATATTAAAGGGTTTGGTTTTGAAACTTCAGTAGTGATTGCAGCGGATGTTTCCGGCTCTATGCAGCAGCCGGTTTCCCCAAAAAGTAAAGTATTGCTTTATGACATTGGTTTGCTGATGTCTATGATCTTGCAGTCACAATGTAAAAATGTCATTACAGGTATGTTTGGTGACAGATGGAAGAGAGTTCCTATGCCTAAAAACGGTATTTTGAGAAATGTTAATGAATTTTATAAGCGTGAAGGTGAAGTAGGCTATTCAACTAACGGTTACCTGGTAATTGAAGACCTGATCAAAAGGAAAGAAAAAGTCGATAAAGTAATGTTGTTTACTGATACCCAGCTATGGAACAGTAACAGAAATGCAAACTCTTTTGAAAATTCCTGGAACCGTTACAAAAGTATTGCTCCTGATGCTAAATTATATATTTTTGACTTGGCAGGCTACGGTAAACAGCCGCTGGACATCAGGAAAAATGATGTATATCTTATTGCAGGCTGGTCAGACAAAGTTTTTGATGTACTGAATGCTTTGGAAGATAGAAAATCTGCCGTTCAAGTGATTAAAAAAGTAGTGCTGTAA
- a CDS encoding VOC family protein — protein sequence MIKGLYETHIQVSSLENSIRFYTEILGLRLAHRDEKRPIAFLWIGEGKEFMLGLWEQKENLQPRHFAFSSSKEDILNYSVDFLKKKDLKPYNFLRDGIDEPMVFAWMPALAIYFNDPDGNQLEFISILEGEGKPELGVISYEEWLKHQ from the coding sequence ATGATTAAAGGATTATATGAAACCCACATCCAGGTGAGCAGTTTGGAGAATTCTATCCGGTTTTATACTGAAATATTGGGTCTGAGGCTTGCACATAGGGATGAAAAGCGTCCTATTGCCTTTCTATGGATAGGTGAAGGAAAAGAATTTATGCTGGGATTGTGGGAACAGAAAGAAAACCTCCAGCCAAGGCATTTTGCTTTTTCCAGCAGTAAAGAAGATATTCTAAATTACTCTGTAGATTTTCTGAAGAAAAAAGATTTAAAACCTTATAATTTTCTGAGGGACGGGATTGATGAGCCAATGGTTTTTGCATGGATGCCTGCATTGGCTATTTATTTCAATGATCCGGACGGAAACCAGCTCGAGTTTATTTCTATCCTTGAAGGTGAAGGAAAGCCGGAACTGGGTGTAATTTCTTATGAGGAATGGTTAAAACATCAATAA
- a CDS encoding SWIM zinc finger family protein: protein MEDTLIYRYQRPSSLVKKDASEELFLSKYSEIQKNTNVPCFFWGDVSQPFILARCLITLSNIVKSSFNLSPFQIALLKDPIVTAGNRRLRFEGFSHCAGVYARVDVLPDGLHGEILENGTTNVDFNQSMITALGSIRPNEKIMLSVGEKELGLYKEEEKVVERKVPLPVKWIKGLSTVQIYLSESEKLHCFNKIQTQQLFRGIPKGPIKSDYYLIIRGNKPMFSPVKSADAVCIGGLHRLRLLEPLLPYIDQMQVFPHAHMQSTTWQLCMGNLRFSFSLSREAWRGFSGEGAVLNSLIDDISDEWIDAMDKYAYGNQSFNPSAFALDENISLEKSSNITGKLAAMGLLGYDLDDNGFFYRRLPFKLSRIVSLNPRMKNAERLIAEGKVEVLNKNTTRTEARVEGTGVHHTVIIENDKERCTCEWFSKYQGERGPCKHVLAVKKLIHP, encoded by the coding sequence ATGGAAGATACGCTAATTTACCGTTATCAGAGACCTTCGTCTTTGGTAAAAAAAGATGCATCCGAAGAATTATTCCTGTCCAAATACAGTGAAATTCAGAAAAATACAAATGTACCCTGCTTTTTCTGGGGAGATGTCAGCCAGCCATTTATACTGGCAAGATGCCTGATCACGCTTTCCAATATCGTGAAATCAAGCTTTAACCTGTCTCCGTTTCAGATCGCATTGCTTAAAGATCCTATCGTCACTGCCGGAAACAGGCGGTTGCGCTTTGAGGGCTTTTCACATTGTGCCGGTGTTTATGCCCGGGTAGATGTTTTACCTGACGGACTTCACGGGGAGATTCTGGAAAACGGAACCACTAATGTAGATTTTAACCAGTCTATGATTACAGCGCTGGGAAGCATCCGCCCTAATGAAAAAATAATGCTTTCCGTGGGTGAAAAAGAATTGGGACTTTATAAGGAAGAAGAAAAAGTGGTGGAACGAAAAGTTCCGCTGCCTGTGAAATGGATCAAAGGACTAAGTACCGTTCAAATCTATCTTTCCGAATCGGAAAAGCTTCATTGTTTTAATAAAATCCAGACTCAGCAGTTGTTCAGGGGAATACCCAAAGGGCCTATAAAATCAGATTATTACCTTATTATCAGAGGGAATAAACCTATGTTTTCACCGGTGAAATCAGCAGATGCCGTTTGTATCGGAGGACTTCACAGGCTGCGTCTGCTGGAACCTCTTCTTCCTTATATAGATCAGATGCAGGTATTTCCACATGCCCACATGCAGTCTACCACATGGCAGCTCTGTATGGGAAATCTGAGGTTCAGCTTTTCATTGTCAAGAGAAGCCTGGAGGGGATTTTCCGGAGAAGGAGCTGTTTTGAACAGTCTTATTGATGATATTTCGGATGAATGGATAGATGCAATGGATAAATATGCTTACGGCAATCAGTCTTTTAATCCTTCGGCATTTGCTTTAGACGAAAATATAAGCCTTGAAAAAAGCAGTAATATTACGGGAAAACTGGCTGCGATGGGGCTTTTGGGCTACGATCTGGATGACAACGGGTTTTTCTACCGCAGGCTGCCGTTTAAGCTCAGCCGGATTGTAAGCTTAAATCCAAGGATGAAAAACGCAGAAAGGCTCATTGCAGAAGGAAAAGTTGAAGTTTTAAATAAAAATACAACCAGAACGGAAGCAAGGGTAGAGGGTACCGGTGTACACCACACAGTGATTATAGAGAATGACAAAGAACGCTGTACCTGCGAATGGTTTAGCAAATACCAGGGTGAAAGAGGGCCTTGTAAACATGTTCTTGCCGTAAAGAAATTAATACATCCTTAG
- a CDS encoding DUF6493 family protein has protein sequence MKERLYEILNEEKAHEIIPFLKKLTAEEKKALVPTIKKLDREISKIVMTKNSYHTAGSADQHSIIDIASFVCMDQKHYGKDYWSLFGNKEQTEKILEWGCPHWFSDFINNSIDAEFTAFNYQDILGWAKKGYVQPRPELLGYHLSLQPHDLEKFPETLETHFWYLCEFPSKSLPFKREWPPLVQKLIAENKIDRKRFLKECLLAANRNFNKNVTGWFMDSFNALKPSDEELIIFQDELMAGLASVQSKAVNTMLTNLKKIVQDPAFRTDEFSNFLPNLLSSEVKTVVAASLAVTERIFQKKKADTENLATALSAAFVNKDESIQTKAAKIILKYIPVSEQIKEALSHYTDNILANVRPILVQYIDNRQLELDVFEPEKLELINEESKVQELQSFEDLMFLLPQAIENPGTHSYDLALAGLIRFADEADAGSVKLFEPVFQKACKTIAKWEVHHFNILLCNLIINYGLSLLEKFPFQLKNIEKIYRKTREDEASREVYSTYHKKLKPVKDIYAGGLAMEPFKHIAIHVFNQITAGDKTPLLSTVTHEPCWVSPEALVERFEIYQNKNIKPDDLDLQLALQRCSLEKTSEALRLVEERLKGEYKDLLLFFFNKNSSPKGKIEHPSWWMTAGITRSPKTTFEEFRDFGYDDIPKEFLTGIYEWKTIDSKKNSYYPVELNIRVPKYHLKKREHQLFLEYFVAEQKNFSETPSLIWSFPNTLGNVLAKTIKDCLFYSGIAEVYERNFVLNIAQALHQMKKPLDTMGYLFLGTIFLDGDKVIRGTAAEIWLEHVSHKVMDNKSLGRVIGLHEKLEWAPVKRLTDLMQHQMINVSKDHNLALEQLLTHILLQMETPVTNLKKILDIYHEVLALNQSETDTNLKEKLNNWKENSSLKKICNLLLKK, from the coding sequence ATGAAAGAAAGACTTTATGAGATCCTTAATGAGGAAAAAGCACATGAGATTATTCCGTTTCTGAAAAAACTTACAGCCGAAGAAAAAAAGGCCCTGGTGCCTACCATAAAAAAACTGGACAGGGAGATCAGCAAGATTGTAATGACGAAAAACTCCTACCATACTGCCGGCTCTGCAGACCAGCATTCTATTATTGATATAGCATCGTTTGTCTGTATGGACCAGAAGCATTACGGGAAAGACTACTGGAGCCTTTTCGGGAACAAGGAACAGACCGAAAAAATACTTGAATGGGGATGTCCCCATTGGTTTTCGGATTTTATCAACAATTCTATTGATGCAGAATTTACAGCGTTTAATTATCAGGACATTCTGGGGTGGGCAAAAAAAGGTTATGTACAGCCCAGACCTGAACTGCTTGGATATCATTTAAGCCTTCAGCCTCACGACCTGGAAAAATTTCCAGAAACCCTGGAAACTCATTTCTGGTACCTGTGCGAATTTCCTTCAAAATCACTTCCTTTTAAAAGAGAATGGCCTCCATTGGTGCAGAAACTGATTGCAGAGAATAAAATTGACAGAAAAAGATTCCTGAAAGAATGCCTGCTGGCTGCCAACAGGAATTTTAACAAAAATGTTACAGGATGGTTCATGGATTCATTCAATGCACTGAAACCTTCTGATGAAGAACTCATTATATTTCAGGATGAGCTGATGGCCGGTTTGGCCTCCGTGCAGTCAAAAGCAGTGAATACCATGCTTACCAATCTGAAGAAGATCGTCCAGGATCCGGCATTCAGAACCGATGAATTTTCAAATTTCCTTCCCAATCTCTTAAGCTCGGAAGTCAAAACAGTGGTAGCTGCCAGTCTGGCAGTGACAGAAAGAATTTTTCAGAAAAAGAAAGCTGATACAGAAAACCTGGCAACGGCTTTGAGTGCGGCCTTCGTAAACAAAGATGAGAGCATACAAACCAAAGCGGCAAAGATCATTTTAAAATATATTCCTGTTTCTGAACAGATAAAAGAAGCGCTGTCTCATTATACAGATAATATTCTGGCTAATGTAAGACCGATACTGGTTCAGTACATAGATAACAGGCAGCTGGAATTGGATGTTTTTGAACCTGAAAAATTAGAACTTATCAATGAGGAGAGTAAAGTTCAGGAGCTGCAAAGCTTTGAGGATCTTATGTTTCTTCTTCCGCAGGCTATTGAAAATCCTGGAACCCACTCTTATGATTTGGCACTTGCAGGGCTTATTCGTTTCGCAGATGAAGCTGATGCCGGCTCTGTAAAGCTTTTTGAACCAGTATTTCAGAAAGCCTGTAAAACCATTGCCAAATGGGAAGTGCATCATTTTAATATATTATTGTGTAATCTCATCATCAATTATGGGCTTTCACTATTAGAAAAATTTCCGTTTCAGCTTAAGAATATTGAAAAAATATATAGGAAAACCCGTGAGGATGAAGCTTCCAGAGAAGTTTATTCCACCTATCATAAAAAGCTGAAGCCTGTTAAAGATATTTATGCAGGAGGTTTGGCTATGGAGCCGTTTAAGCATATTGCAATCCATGTTTTTAATCAGATAACTGCAGGAGATAAAACGCCATTACTGTCTACAGTCACCCATGAGCCATGCTGGGTAAGCCCTGAAGCATTGGTAGAACGATTCGAAATTTATCAGAACAAAAATATAAAACCGGATGACCTGGATCTACAGCTTGCATTGCAGCGGTGTTCCTTAGAAAAAACGTCAGAAGCATTACGGTTGGTGGAGGAAAGGTTAAAAGGTGAGTATAAAGATCTCCTGCTTTTCTTCTTTAATAAAAATTCTTCTCCCAAAGGAAAAATTGAACATCCGTCATGGTGGATGACAGCTGGTATCACGCGTTCTCCCAAAACCACTTTTGAAGAATTTAGAGATTTTGGCTATGACGATATTCCAAAAGAATTCCTTACCGGGATTTATGAATGGAAGACCATTGACAGTAAAAAGAATTCCTATTATCCTGTTGAGCTTAACATCAGGGTCCCGAAATACCATCTTAAAAAAAGAGAGCATCAGCTTTTCCTCGAATATTTTGTTGCAGAGCAGAAGAACTTTTCAGAAACCCCTTCGTTGATATGGAGTTTCCCGAATACATTAGGAAATGTTTTGGCTAAAACCATTAAAGACTGTCTGTTTTATTCAGGAATTGCAGAAGTTTACGAAAGAAATTTTGTTCTGAATATAGCCCAGGCGCTCCATCAGATGAAGAAGCCTCTGGATACAATGGGTTACCTGTTTCTGGGAACCATTTTCCTGGACGGAGACAAAGTGATCCGTGGAACTGCCGCCGAAATATGGCTGGAACATGTTTCTCATAAAGTAATGGATAATAAAAGCCTGGGCAGGGTAATCGGTCTTCACGAAAAGCTGGAATGGGCACCTGTTAAAAGACTTACAGATCTTATGCAGCACCAGATGATCAATGTCAGCAAAGACCATAACCTGGCTTTGGAGCAGCTTCTTACCCATATTTTGCTCCAGATGGAAACGCCCGTTACCAATCTTAAAAAAATACTGGATATTTATCATGAGGTTTTGGCCCTGAACCAATCGGAAACCGATACAAACCTGAAAGAAAAACTGAATAACTGGAAAGAAAATTCCAGCCTGAAAAAAATCTGCAATCTTCTTCTAAAAAAATAG
- a CDS encoding 3'-5' exonuclease, which translates to MKTTENILIIDLEATCWNDRPPKGQESEIIEIGVCIMNAATGKVSKNEGILVKPQYSKVSSFCTELTSITQNMLDSEGIMLEDALDILRAEYNSEDLTWASYGNYDLTMLQSQARRFNVDYPLSDDHINVKTLFGQLHPTVRKSVGMSRALGELNLKLEGTHHRGVDDAKNIAKILHWCLKQD; encoded by the coding sequence ATGAAAACAACAGAAAATATATTAATTATAGACCTGGAAGCCACCTGCTGGAACGACAGACCGCCCAAAGGCCAGGAAAGCGAGATCATCGAGATCGGGGTATGCATTATGAATGCTGCAACCGGTAAGGTATCCAAAAATGAAGGCATTTTAGTAAAACCACAATACTCAAAAGTGAGCTCTTTCTGTACAGAGCTGACTTCCATTACGCAGAATATGCTGGATAGTGAAGGCATCATGCTGGAAGATGCACTGGATATCCTCAGAGCAGAATACAATTCCGAAGACCTTACATGGGCAAGTTACGGAAACTATGACCTGACCATGCTGCAAAGCCAGGCCAGAAGATTCAATGTGGATTATCCGTTAAGTGATGATCATATTAATGTGAAGACATTATTTGGACAGTTGCATCCAACGGTGAGAAAAAGTGTGGGAATGAGCAGAGCTTTAGGTGAACTTAATCTCAAGCTTGAAGGAACTCATCACAGAGGTGTAGACGATGCGAAGAATATTGCAAAAATTCTTCACTGGTGCCTTAAACAAGACTAA
- a CDS encoding ribonuclease H-like YkuK family protein gives METQQEVWQNMNGIFFRKPITQLVEEAIIREQANGHRLKVCVGSDSHVYGDVISYATAIVFVREGKGAFTFIRKEREIQKISIKERMLNEVNRSVEIAYAICAILDAYGVEMEVHADINTDPDFKSNAALKDAMGYILGMGYVFKAKPYAFASSNCADMMV, from the coding sequence ATGGAAACGCAACAAGAAGTATGGCAGAATATGAACGGAATTTTTTTCCGCAAACCTATCACACAGCTGGTAGAAGAAGCCATTATCCGCGAACAGGCTAACGGTCACCGTCTGAAAGTATGTGTGGGTTCAGACTCCCACGTATATGGCGATGTCATCAGTTATGCAACGGCAATCGTATTCGTTCGTGAAGGAAAAGGAGCGTTTACCTTTATCAGAAAAGAAAGAGAAATACAGAAAATCAGTATCAAAGAGAGAATGCTGAATGAGGTGAACAGATCCGTAGAAATTGCTTACGCTATCTGTGCCATTCTGGATGCTTATGGAGTAGAAATGGAGGTACACGCAGACATTAATACCGATCCTGATTTTAAGTCTAATGCAGCATTGAAAGATGCAATGGGCTACATCCTGGGAATGGGATATGTGTTTAAGGCAAAACCTTATGCATTTGCAAGCTCCAATTGTGCTGATATGATGGTTTAA
- a CDS encoding soluble NSF attachment family protein, whose amino-acid sequence MNKQKFIDKFLIAFMILAVFKIIGIAAQLFHESFWSVVGTLAIFLVVAFIIMIVITALKDKEQNGKNSGRRGSGGGNFYLETSLFDRIRNKYEELAEKYIEEKDYKKAAKVYMNLLQDNFRGAKTLENGGFFNEAAAVYLKKLNNKSEAASCYEKAKQYKKAIDLYKEMQQKEKVGDLYKELNDIKNAQSYYQMVADDYTANSQMVKASLVYRKKMEQPEEAQKILLQGWNEDKDAFNCLNNYFANVFDLKKLEKEIQNLYQDTPSYKKGIYLEAMKHEFKKSPELQAVTRHIAYEIIAEKVGTRSEIINELKHFNPDDSVILKDISRFKTGRNRILRN is encoded by the coding sequence ATGAATAAACAGAAATTTATAGACAAATTCCTGATTGCATTTATGATCCTGGCAGTGTTCAAGATCATTGGAATCGCAGCACAGCTCTTTCATGAAAGCTTCTGGAGTGTAGTGGGGACACTGGCTATTTTCCTGGTTGTGGCCTTTATTATTATGATTGTAATCACGGCCCTAAAAGATAAGGAACAGAATGGCAAAAATTCAGGAAGAAGAGGGTCCGGTGGCGGAAACTTTTATCTGGAAACCTCCTTATTTGACAGAATCAGAAACAAATACGAAGAGCTCGCTGAAAAATATATTGAGGAGAAAGATTATAAAAAAGCAGCTAAAGTATACATGAACCTCCTTCAGGATAATTTCCGCGGTGCAAAAACCCTGGAAAACGGTGGTTTCTTTAATGAGGCGGCAGCTGTTTATCTTAAAAAATTAAATAACAAATCAGAAGCAGCATCCTGCTACGAAAAAGCGAAACAGTACAAAAAAGCAATTGACCTGTACAAAGAAATGCAGCAGAAAGAGAAAGTAGGAGACCTTTATAAAGAATTGAATGATATAAAAAATGCCCAAAGCTACTATCAGATGGTTGCGGATGATTATACGGCGAACAGCCAGATGGTAAAAGCATCACTGGTATACAGAAAAAAAATGGAACAGCCGGAAGAAGCTCAAAAAATCCTGTTGCAAGGCTGGAACGAAGACAAAGATGCATTCAACTGCCTGAACAATTATTTCGCCAATGTTTTTGACCTTAAAAAACTGGAAAAAGAGATTCAGAACCTTTATCAGGATACCCCATCCTATAAAAAGGGGATATACCTTGAAGCGATGAAGCACGAGTTTAAAAAATCCCCTGAACTGCAAGCTGTAACCCGTCATATCGCTTATGAAATTATCGCAGAAAAAGTAGGCACCCGTTCCGAAATCATTAATGAACTGAAACATTTCAATCCTGATGACAGTGTGATTTTAAAGGATATTTCGAGATTTAAAACGGGGAGGAACAGGATATTGAGAAATTAA